The following coding sequences lie in one Rhizobium sp. ZPR4 genomic window:
- a CDS encoding penicillin-binding protein 2, which yields MSIIHALSANSGRLIRITFGPGGRERPPVRATGKAKLAKARIMMLAGGLVVCYVAIFARLTYFDMEPRTDTSAIPPDHISAARPDIVDRNGELLATDIRTVSMFAEPNRVVDPDEAVEKIASIFPDIDRKSLYKKLSDRRSHFAWLRRQLTPKEQSEILALGIPAIGFRPEVKRFYPGGRTAAHILGYVDIDNHGVAGMEKYLDMQGLSDLASTGLTSRDQLEPVRLSIDLRVQSVVHDVVSDAIGRYQSQAAGAVILDIHTGEVLAMASAPDFDPNDPQGDVKGWLNRMSNGTDEMGSVFKTFSIAMAIDTGMVKLTDTFDASAPLHYGGFTIHDDRDVPRRVLSIPEIFRYSSNIGTAKMMDKVGMTIQKSYLTRFGLLTKMQTELPEVKAPSQPKVWKKLNSITIAFGHGVATTPMQTAVAGAALIDGGKLIEPSFLPRTQEEAEKTETMIVKKSTSDTIRYLFRLNGEQGTGRAADVPGYHVGGKTGTANKVIHGVYSHKLSFNSFLAAFPMNNPKYVVLAFIDQPLTGVHNLNLAAETAAPMVHDIIGRAAPLLGVEPDFGSNLLAAY from the coding sequence ATGTCGATCATCCACGCCCTCAGCGCAAATAGCGGTCGCCTCATCAGAATCACCTTCGGTCCAGGGGGACGCGAGCGACCGCCGGTGCGTGCCACCGGTAAAGCCAAGCTCGCCAAAGCCCGCATCATGATGCTCGCAGGTGGGCTGGTGGTCTGCTATGTGGCGATCTTCGCTAGGCTTACCTATTTCGATATGGAGCCGAGGACCGACACGTCGGCGATTCCGCCGGATCATATCAGCGCCGCGCGGCCGGATATCGTCGACAGAAACGGCGAATTGCTTGCGACCGATATCCGTACCGTCTCGATGTTTGCCGAGCCCAACCGCGTGGTCGATCCGGACGAGGCTGTGGAGAAAATCGCCTCGATCTTTCCCGATATCGACCGCAAGTCACTCTATAAAAAGCTTTCCGACCGCCGCTCGCATTTTGCCTGGCTGCGTCGGCAGCTGACGCCGAAGGAACAGAGCGAGATCCTGGCGCTCGGCATCCCGGCGATCGGGTTTCGGCCTGAGGTCAAGCGCTTCTATCCGGGAGGGCGCACCGCCGCGCATATTCTCGGCTATGTCGATATCGACAATCACGGCGTCGCCGGGATGGAGAAATATCTCGACATGCAGGGCCTGTCGGATCTCGCTTCCACGGGCCTGACGAGCCGCGACCAGCTGGAGCCGGTGCGACTGTCGATCGACCTGCGTGTACAGAGCGTCGTTCACGACGTGGTGTCGGACGCGATCGGCCGCTACCAGAGTCAGGCGGCCGGCGCCGTCATCCTCGACATCCACACCGGCGAAGTGCTGGCCATGGCCTCGGCCCCGGATTTCGACCCGAACGATCCGCAGGGGGATGTCAAAGGCTGGCTGAATCGCATGTCGAACGGCACCGACGAAATGGGCTCGGTGTTCAAGACCTTCTCGATCGCGATGGCCATCGACACGGGCATGGTCAAGCTGACGGACACTTTCGACGCCAGCGCTCCCCTGCATTATGGCGGCTTCACCATCCATGATGACCGCGACGTGCCGCGGCGTGTTCTGTCTATCCCGGAAATCTTCCGCTATTCGTCCAACATCGGCACAGCCAAGATGATGGACAAGGTGGGCATGACTATCCAGAAGTCCTATCTGACCCGCTTCGGGCTATTGACGAAGATGCAGACGGAACTGCCCGAGGTGAAAGCGCCCAGCCAGCCAAAAGTCTGGAAGAAGCTCAACTCCATAACCATAGCCTTCGGCCACGGCGTCGCCACTACGCCGATGCAGACCGCCGTCGCCGGCGCAGCTCTCATTGACGGCGGCAAGCTGATCGAGCCTTCCTTCCTTCCGCGCACACAGGAAGAGGCGGAAAAGACCGAAACGATGATCGTCAAGAAGAGCACCAGCGACACGATCCGCTACCTCTTCCGTCTCAATGGCGAGCAGGGTACCGGCAGAGCCGCCGACGTCCCCGGCTATCATGTCGGCGGGAAGACCGGCACCGCAAACAAGGTCATTCACGGCGTTTATTCGCACAAGCTCAGTTTCAATTCGTTCCTGGCGGCGTTCCCAATGAATAACCCGAAATACGTGGTGCTGGCCTTCATCGACCAGCCG
- a CDS encoding sarcosine oxidase subunit gamma family protein, translated as MPDLPTSKPVLAGKAVLQGGTIRLEAQPEGHLLHVMGATTSEEIVTHLLAAGLRQSSVRPAGYRQWFIAGNEQLAESQRQALADALTGRAFICDQSHGRIRILVSGLNAARMLNKGTAVDLHPSSFPEGGSAMTLFGHISVQLTRIGMNDFELTVLRSFAESLYEELEALARSQGAEQLTLRAASKES; from the coding sequence ATGCCTGATTTGCCGACATCGAAGCCGGTGCTTGCCGGCAAGGCCGTTTTGCAGGGCGGAACCATCCGGCTGGAGGCCCAGCCCGAAGGTCACCTTCTGCATGTGATGGGCGCGACCACGAGCGAAGAGATTGTCACCCATCTTCTGGCGGCCGGCCTTAGGCAAAGTTCCGTACGCCCAGCGGGATACCGGCAATGGTTCATCGCCGGCAATGAGCAGCTCGCTGAATCCCAAAGACAGGCGCTTGCCGACGCCCTGACAGGCCGCGCCTTCATCTGCGACCAAAGCCACGGCCGTATCCGTATCCTCGTTTCCGGCCTGAACGCTGCCCGGATGCTCAACAAAGGCACGGCGGTCGACCTGCATCCATCGAGCTTCCCGGAAGGAGGCAGTGCCATGACGCTTTTCGGTCATATCTCTGTGCAGCTCACGCGCATCGGTATGAACGATTTCGAGCTGACCGTGCTGCGCAGCTTTGCGGAATCGCTTTATGAGGAGCTTGAGGCTCTGGCTCGATCTCAGGGTGCCGAGCAGCTCACGCTCCGAGCCGCATCCAAGGAATCCTGA